From the genome of Leptodactylus fuscus isolate aLepFus1 chromosome 1, aLepFus1.hap2, whole genome shotgun sequence, one region includes:
- the YJU2 gene encoding splicing factor YJU2 has protein sequence MSERKVLNKYYPPDFDPSKIPKLKLPKDRQYVVRLMAPFNMRCKTCGEYIYKGKKFNARKETVQNEQYLGLPIFRFYIKCTRCLAEITFKTDPENTDYAMEHGATRNFQAEKLIEEEEKRFQKEREEEELNNPMKVLENRTKDSKMEMDILENLQELKELNQRQANVDFESMLGVYRETEEEMKKREKDEDEKQIREMLAEAQKRHLVEDSDSEEEITSDVPKRVQNMKPTDILTKTSYPNKKHCGEKSDNDGSKLRSRSLLSGLIRRKGPETREDSESSVSQEPVMAGKKTDSDKGKQAQSHQTDVAPCTNFKNQCEKTSYNTGNATHTPSATLNKGASSLSLLGAYSDSEDSE, from the exons AAATATTATCCACCGGACTTTGATCCATCTAAAATCCCTAAATTAAAACTTCCAAAAGACCGTCAGTATGTGGTGCGTCTGATGGCTCCGTTCAACATGAG gtgtaaaacatgtggagagtatatatataaaggaaaaaaattcAACGCAAGGAAGGAAACTGTGCAAAATGAGCAATATTTGGGACTCCCTATCTTTCGCTTTTATATCAAATGTACACGATGCTTGGCCGAAATCACTTTTAAG ACAGATCCAGAAAATACAGACTACGCCATGGAACATGGTGCTACACGGAACTTCCAAGCAGAAAAGCTCATTGAGGAAGAAGAAAAACGGTTTCAGAAGGAACGTGAAGAGGAGGAGTTAAATAATCCCATGAAG gttcTTGAAAACCGAACAAAGGATTCAAAAATGGAAATGGATATCTTGGAAAACTTGCAAGAGTTGAAAGAGCTGAACCAGCGTCAAGCCAATGTAGACTTTGAGTCTATGTTAGGTGTCTACAGAGAGACAGAAGAAGAAATGAAGAAGAGGGAAAAAGATGAAGATGAAAAGCAGATCAG GGAAATGTTGGCTGAGGCTCAAAAAAGGCATCTAGTTGAAGACTCTGACTCTGAAGAAGAAATTACCTCTGATGTACCTAAGAGAGTTCAGAACATGAAACCAACTGATATTCTGACTAAG ACATCATATCCTAACAAGAAGCACTGTGGTGAAAAGTCAGATAATGATGGTAGCAAACTCAGGAGCCGTAGTCTACTTTCTGGACTTATAAGAAGGAAAGGTCCTGAAACCAGAGAAGATTCAGAGTCCAGTGTTAGCCAGGAACCTGTTATGGCTGGAAAGAAAACTGATTCTGATAAGGGAAAACAAGCACAGTCCCATCAGACCGATGTCGCTCCTTGCACAAATTTTAAAAATCAGTGTGAAAAAACATCTTATAACACAG GAAACGCCACTCACACCCCTAGTGCTACATTAAATAAAGGAGCATCTTCCTTATCTTTGTTGGGCGCGtattctgacagtgaagacaGCGAGTAG